Proteins from a single region of Gasterosteus aculeatus chromosome 20, fGasAcu3.hap1.1, whole genome shotgun sequence:
- the prpf3 gene encoding U4/U6 small nuclear ribonucleoprotein Prp3, translated as MSLPKREVEEMRPWVERTVKKVLGFSEPTVVTAALHCVGKGLDKRKTADQLRPFLDDSAGSFVECLFEALEESRSSRGNKGAGEKHRKRDLKDVFGDETEIGVVREAPEVGEVTAPKRKRVPRFQEVEEPEAVPAPPPEIPAMLTKMQIKQMMEAATKQIEERKKQLSFPSSVNAAQPQMDTPPVSRLLGQSVAAAGGGSSIPPSQAASFMNDAIEKARKAAELQARIQSQLAMKPGILGALGNTGPHNLVALANLHAMGIAPPKVEIKEVNKPTPLILDDLGRTVDASGKEVELTHRMPTLKANIRAVKREQFRQQLKEKPGEDLESTSYFDQRVSITPAQRLRRGFKFHDQGRFEKIAQRIRTKAQLERLQNEIAQAAKKTGIQASTKLALIAPRKEMGDGEVPNIEWWDSYILPYNIDLSPDTTFEELELFGVTNLVEHPAQISPPVDTDKPVTLGVYLTKKEQKKLRRQTRREGQKEVQEKVRLGLMPPPEPKVRISNLMRVLGTEAVQDPTKVEAHVRAQMAKRQKAHEEANAARKLTSEQRKEKKVKRLKEDLSDGVHIAVYRIRNLHNPAKKFKVEANANQLYLTGTVVLHRDVNLVVVEGGPKSQKKFKKLMLHRIKWEEHNSKRDDPDADDDTKRNNKCWLIWNGTAKERNFGEMKFKQCPTENMAREHFKKHGTEHYWDLALSKSVLDHPDD; from the exons ATGTCTCTTCCTaagcgggaggtggaggagatgaggcCATGGGTGGAGCGGACTGtgaagaaggtcctgggtttctCAGAGCCCACAGTGGTTACTGCTGCTCTGCACTGTGTTGGAAAAGGACTGGACAAAAGGAAGACCGCAG ACCAGCTTCGTCCCTTCCTCGACGACTCTGCTGGAAGTTTTGTGGAGTGTCTCTTCGAAGCTTTGGAGGAAAGCCGCAGTTCACGTGGCAACAAAGGAGCAGGAGAAAAGCATCGCAAGAGAGACCTCAAG GACGTATTTGGTGATGAGACTGAAATTGGTGTAGTGCGAGAAGCTCCAGAGGTCGGAGAAGTAACGGCACCAAAGAGGAAACGAGTCCCTCGCttccaggaggtggaggagcccgAGGCCGTACCTGCACCTCCACCAGAGATTCCTGCTATGCTTACCAAAATGCAG ATCAAACAAATGATGGAAGCAGCCACAAAACAGATCgaagagaggaagaaacaacTGAGCTTTCCCTCCTCCGTCAATGCTGCACAA CCACAGATGGATACTCCTCCAGTTTCTCGGCTTCTTGGCCAATCCGTTGCTGCGGCTGGAGGTGGGTCGTCTATTCCCCCGTCACAGGCTGCCAGCTTCATGAATGATGCTATCGAGAAGGCTCGCAAGGCTGCAGAGCTACAGGCTCGAATCCAGTCCCAGTTGGCCATGAAACCTGGAATCCTCGGAGCCCTGGGGAACACTGGGCCCCACAACCTAGTGGCACTAGCAAATCTACACGCTATGGGAATTGCCCCACC GAAAGTTGAAATCAAGGAGGTGAACAAGCCAACCCCTCTTATTCTGGATGACTTGGGAAGAACTGTGGATGCTAGTGGCAAAGAGGTTGAACTCACACACCGCATGCCGACACTGAAAG CTAACATTCGAGCGGTAAAGAGGGAGCAGTTCCGTcagcagctgaaggagaagcCCGGGGAGGACTTGGAGTCCACTTCTTACTTTGACCAACGTGTGTCCATCACACCGGCACAGCGCCTTCGCAGGGGATTCAAATTCCATGATCAGGGGCGCTTTGAGAAGATTGCTCAGAGAATTAGAACAAAG GCTCAGTTGGAACGGTTACAGAATGAGATTGCCCAGGCAGCAAAGAAGACAGGAATCCAGGCATCCACCAAGCTGGCTCTGATTGCCCCGAGGAAAGAGATGGGAGACGGCGAGGTGCCCAACATTGAGTGGTGGGACTCCTACATCCTGCCTTACAACATAGACCT ATCACCCGACACAACCTTTGAAGAGTTGGAGCTTTTTGGTGTGACCAATCTGGTTGAACATCCCGCCCAAATCAGCCCTCCAG TTGACACAGATAAGCCGGTAACGCTCGGCGTTTACCTGACAAAGAAAGAACAGAAGAAACTAAGAAGACAGACACGTAGGGAAGGACAAAAAGAAGTTCAAGAGAAGGTTCGTCTGGGACTGATGCCTCCACCAGAACCCAAAG TGCGCATCTCTAACCTGATGAGAGTGCTGGGGACGGAGGCTGTCCAGGACCCTACAAAGGTGGAGGCCCACGTCAGGGCGCAGATGGCCAAGAGACAGAA GGCTCATGAGGAGGCCAATGCAGCCCGCAAGCTCACATCAGAGCAACGTAAAGAGAAGAAGGTCAAGAGGCTAAAAGAAGACCTCAGTGATGGAGTTCACATTGCAGTGTACAG GATACGTAACTTGCATAATCCCGCTAAGAAGTTTAAAGTGGAGGCCAATGCCAACCAGCTGTACCTGACAGGCACAGTAGTTCTGCACAGAGACGTCAACCTTGTTGTGGTGGAGGGAG GTCCCAAATCCCAGAAAAAGTTCAAGAAGCTGATGTTGCATAGAATAAAATGGGAGGAACACAACAGTAAAAGAGATG ATCCAGACGCGGACGATGATACAAAGAGGAACAACAAGTGCTGGTTAATTTGGAAC GGCACAGCTAAAGAGCGTAACTTTGGGGAGATGAAGTTCAAGCAGTGCCCAACGGAGAACATGGCCAGAGAACACTTCAAGAAACACGGCACAGAACACTACTGGGATCTAGCTCTCAGCAAGAGTGTGCTGGACCACCCAGATGACTGA